The genomic region TCCCGAGCTACCGGGAGAACGGGGCGATGCTCGCCCGCGGCGTCTCGATGTCGAAGAACCTCGAGTACTGGATGGGGTCGGAGGCGGGCAACGCCGCCCTCCGCGAGCGGAACGTGTTCACGGTCACGAACCCCATCGCGACGCAGATACCCCTCGCGACCGGCCTCGCCTGGGGCGCGAAGCTCAAGGGAGACAATCGGGCTGCGCTCGTCCACTTCGGCGATGGCGCGACCTCCGAGGGAGACTTCCACGAGGGGCTGAACTTCGCGGGCGTGTTCGACGCCCCGGTCGTCTTCTTCTGTAACAACAACCAGTGGGCCATCTCGGTGCCACGCGAGAAACAGACCAAGAGCGCGACTATCGCCCAGAAGGCCGTCGCCTACGGCTTCGAGGGCGTCCGCGTCGACGGGATGGACCCCATCGCCGTCTACGAGGTCACCCGCGACGCGGTCCAGAAGGCGAAGAACCCCGGCGACGAGCCCGCACCGACGCTCATCGAGGCGTTCCAGTACCGCCTCGGCGCACACTCGACCTCCGACGACCCCGGGGTCTACCGCGACGAGGAACGCACCGAGAAGTGGCGGCAGATGGACCCGGTCCCGCGGTTCGAGCGGTTCATGCTCGAGACCGGGCGGCTCGACCAGGAGGACGTCGACGCCATCGAACAGGACATCGAGGACCGGCTGAACGAGGCGGTCGAGCAGGCCGAGGCGGCGACGACCGACCCGCGCCATATCTTCGAACACGTCTACGCACAACAGCCGAAGAAGCTCCGCGAGCAGCAGGCGTACCTCGAATCGCTCAGAGAAGAGTTCGGTGACGACGCGTTGCTGGAGGACTGAAGCGGACTCAGTCGTCGTCCGCGACCGCTTCGGCTTCTTCTTCGACCTTGGGCTCGTACCGCTGGAAGGCTTCCGCGACGAGCAGCGGCGTCACCAGCGTCGCCTCGGCCTTGACCTCCACGTGGTTCGTGACCTCCTCCTTGATCTTCCCCCACGAGACGGCCTCGTCCGGCGGCGCACCCGAGAGCGAGCCGTCGCCTTCGACACCGGTCGAGACGTACACCGCGTAGTCCGCGCCGCCGCGGAACAGGTTCGTCATGATGGCGTGGTGCTTCGGGATGCCCCCACCAAGGACGATGAGGCCGGTCTTGTTCGCGAGCAGGCCCTCCTCGATGAGGTCGTCGTAGTCCTGGAGGATCTCGATGCCGATGTCCGAGTCGTAGCCCTGCTTGTAGTAGTAGAGGAAGTTGCCGACCTCGGCGTCGGTGAGCGCCGGACAGAAGATGGGGATGTCGTTGTCGGCGGCGTTCTTCAGGATGGAGTCCTCGTCGTCCAGTGTCTTCCCGAGTTCGCGCGAGAACTCGACCGGCGTGCGGACCTTCTTCTCGGCGAAGAAGTCCTCGAAGAAGTCGTTGAGGTACTCCTCCAGCCAGACGTAGCGGTCCGACGGGACGAAGATGTTCCCGAGCCGGTTGATGCCGCGTTCGCGCATCGCGGCCTCGTCGACGTCCCACTCGCCCATCTTGAACGGCTTCTCGGTCTTGATGACGTCCTCGGTGATGGAGCCGGAGGTCGTGATCATCACGTCGATGAGGTCCTCGCGGCAGAGGTAGGCGACGGTCTCGCGAAGCCCCGAGGAGACGATGTTCGAGGTGTAGGTGAGGTAGATGGTCGCGCCCTCGTCCCGCATCCGTTTCACGATATCGACGGCCTCGGCGAGGTGGGTCGCCTGGAAGCCGGTGGTCGCGTAGGCTTCGAGGAGTTCGCCGAGGTCGAACTCGCCCGAGTAGTCGTAGCCGCGAACGTCGGGTGTGTCGAGCTCCTCCTCGGAGCCCGGGATGACGTTGTTCTTGGTGTCGTCGTCGCTCATGTGGGCATACTCGAACCGGACCGATAAGAGGCTTACACTCTTAGGCGGAGGTATGCGAGTCGCTATCTTGCTGTACGACGGCTTCGACGAACTCGACGCCATCGGCCCGTTCGAAGTGTTCCAGACCGCCGGCGCGCTCGGCGGGGAGATGGAAGCCTCCCTGCGGACGGTCGACCCGGTGTCGACGGTCACCGCCAGTCACGGGCTGACGGTCGCACCCGACGGCAAACTCGACGAGTACGAGGCCGACCTCGTGCTGGTTCCCGGTGGCGGTTGGAACACCGACCCGGACGAACCCGGCGCGCGACGGGAGTTCGAGGCCGGGACGATTCCTGACGCGCTCGCCGAACGACACGAGGAGACGACCATCGCCAGCGTCTGCACCGGCGCGATGTTGCTCGCCGCGGCAGGCCTCCTCAACAACCGCCCGGCGACGACCCACCACAGCGCGAAGGAGGACCTCGGCGTGTTCGCGAACGTCAAAGACGACCGTATCGTCGACGACGGCGACGTGCTGACCGCGGGCGGCGTGACGTCGGGACTGGACCTCGCGTTCTACCTCGTCAGAATGCACTGCGAGGACGGCATCGGCGAAGCGGTCGCGGACGAGATGGAGTACCAGCCGCGGGTGTAGAGCGGCGGTCGGGGCTGGGCCGGCGTGTCGGCGGTCAGGTCACCCCTGCCCGACCATGTCCTCCTCGTCGTCCCACTCTCGCTCACGGAGCTCGTACTTCTGGACCTTCCCGGTCGCCGTGGTCGGGAGCTGTTTCACGAACTCGAACCGGCGGACGATCTTGTAGCTCGCGAGTCGTTCGCGGGTGAACGCAGTGAGCTCCTCGGGTTCGACGCCCGGGTCCTGCACGTCGCCGTTCTCGGGGACGACGAACGCCTTCGGCGTCTCGCCCCACTGCTCGCTGGGGGAGGGAATGACCGCCACGTCGGCGACGGCCGGGTGGTCGAACAGCGTGTCCTCCAGTTCGATGCTGGAGATGTTCTCACCGCCGGAGATGATGATGTCCTTCTTGCGGTCGCGGATGGCGATTATCCCGTTCTCGTCGACGGTCGCGAGGTCGCCCATGTGGTAGTAGCCCTCCAGACGCTCCGAGAACGCCTCCTCGGTCGCCTCGGGCTTGTTCCAGTAGCCCTCCATCACCTGGTTCCCGCGGACGACGACCTCGCCGACGGTCGTGTCGTCGTGGGGCACGTCCTCGCCGTCCTCGTTCACGACGCGAATCTCGGTCCCGAGGAAGCCCAGTCCCTGGCGCTTCTTCACCGCGAACCGCGCGTCGTCATCGTCGTCGAAGAACCGGCGCGAGTCCGAGGTGGTGATGAGCGGCCCGGTCTCGGTCGCGCCGTAGACGTGTTTGAGGTACCAGCCGAACTCGTTCTCGACGAGCCGGAGGGTCGCCTCCGGCGGGGCCGCACCGGCCGTGGCGACGCGGACCTCGTTGTCGCCGGTGACGGCTGGCTGGTGTTCGTCGTAGTAGTTCGAGAGGATGTTGAGCACCGTGGGTGCGCCACAGAAGTACGAGACGTCCTCGGTCTGGATGGCGTCGAAGACCGCCTCGGGCTCGACACCGCGGGTGCAGACGTGTTTCGCACCCATCCCGGTGATGGCGTAGATGTGCCCCCAGCCGTTGACGTGGAACATCGGGAGCGTCCAGAGGTAGACGTCGTCGTCGACGATGTCCTGATGGATGGCGATGAGGTAGGCGTGCAGCG from Haloarchaeobius sp. HME9146 harbors:
- the pdhA gene encoding pyruvate dehydrogenase (acetyl-transferring) E1 component subunit alpha → MSQLVSDQPDDLHRVIDRDGSVVDGASVSLSDDTLLALYEDLKLARRFDRKAVALQRQGRMGTYPPIYGQEGAQVASVHALDDEDWLFPSYRENGAMLARGVSMSKNLEYWMGSEAGNAALRERNVFTVTNPIATQIPLATGLAWGAKLKGDNRAALVHFGDGATSEGDFHEGLNFAGVFDAPVVFFCNNNQWAISVPREKQTKSATIAQKAVAYGFEGVRVDGMDPIAVYEVTRDAVQKAKNPGDEPAPTLIEAFQYRLGAHSTSDDPGVYRDEERTEKWRQMDPVPRFERFMLETGRLDQEDVDAIEQDIEDRLNEAVEQAEAATTDPRHIFEHVYAQQPKKLREQQAYLESLREEFGDDALLED
- a CDS encoding deoxyhypusine synthase produces the protein MSDDDTKNNVIPGSEEELDTPDVRGYDYSGEFDLGELLEAYATTGFQATHLAEAVDIVKRMRDEGATIYLTYTSNIVSSGLRETVAYLCREDLIDVMITTSGSITEDVIKTEKPFKMGEWDVDEAAMRERGINRLGNIFVPSDRYVWLEEYLNDFFEDFFAEKKVRTPVEFSRELGKTLDDEDSILKNAADNDIPIFCPALTDAEVGNFLYYYKQGYDSDIGIEILQDYDDLIEEGLLANKTGLIVLGGGIPKHHAIMTNLFRGGADYAVYVSTGVEGDGSLSGAPPDEAVSWGKIKEEVTNHVEVKAEATLVTPLLVAEAFQRYEPKVEEEAEAVADDD
- a CDS encoding DJ-1/PfpI family protein, encoding MRVAILLYDGFDELDAIGPFEVFQTAGALGGEMEASLRTVDPVSTVTASHGLTVAPDGKLDEYEADLVLVPGGGWNTDPDEPGARREFEAGTIPDALAERHEETTIASVCTGAMLLAAAGLLNNRPATTHHSAKEDLGVFANVKDDRIVDDGDVLTAGGVTSGLDLAFYLVRMHCEDGIGEAVADEMEYQPRV
- a CDS encoding long-chain-fatty-acid--CoA ligase, translating into MRKPLLVTDFLDRARRQYGDKEAVVGTDGRRFTYDELGDRVDRLAAALQARGIEKGDRVAVLDPNTHYHLEAAYATMQLGGVHTPLNYRLTPDDFAYILEDAGVKAVVADYEYAEKIEAVRDEVPTEIFICNDADAVEGVSAGGAGGDSADSSAGEWEDFDAVLDGADGEYDRPEMDEDEVVTINYTSGTTGDPKGVMRTHRNETLHAYLIAIHQDIVDDDVYLWTLPMFHVNGWGHIYAITGMGAKHVCTRGVEPEAVFDAIQTEDVSYFCGAPTVLNILSNYYDEHQPAVTGDNEVRVATAGAAPPEATLRLVENEFGWYLKHVYGATETGPLITTSDSRRFFDDDDDARFAVKKRQGLGFLGTEIRVVNEDGEDVPHDDTTVGEVVVRGNQVMEGYWNKPEATEEAFSERLEGYYHMGDLATVDENGIIAIRDRKKDIIISGGENISSIELEDTLFDHPAVADVAVIPSPSEQWGETPKAFVVPENGDVQDPGVEPEELTAFTRERLASYKIVRRFEFVKQLPTTATGKVQKYELREREWDDEEDMVGQG